From bacterium:
AATATCGGAGTACTTTTGCGTGTACTGTTCTCCCCATAATTGCGAGCCATCACTGACATCCACGAGCTCAGCCTGGATGCTCAGCACTTCTCCGCGCTGAACGATTCTGCCCGTGAGAACTGCGGCAACATCCAGCTCCTGACCGATCTTCACGGGATCAATCCGTTGGCCTTTGTAGCGAAAGACGGTGCTTCGGGCCATCACGCGAAGTTTAGGGAGCTGGGAAAGACTGTTAATGAGACTTTCTGTGATACCGTCGCTCAAATATTCGGTGCTGGAACTTTCGCCGGTGTGATCCAGAGGCAACACCGCGATGGATTGGATTGCTCTGCGCGCGGAGCGCCGCTTTTTTTGTTTTGCAATGCCCATGCGGACAGTGCCCGATTGGCTCATCAGCGCGCGCAAGGCAAAGGATAAATCGCGCGCTGTTTGGAAACGATTCTTCGGATCTTTTTCCAGGCAATGCAAAATAATCTGGCTCGTCTCTACCGGCGTATTGTGATCCTGAAATAGAAAATCAGGTGGATCTTCTTTGAGAATTGAGGCGGCAGTTTCTATTTGTGTGCTGCGACTGAACGGACGTTTCCCGGTCAGCATTTCATACAGGATGCAACCCAGCGCAAATATGTCCGCTCTGGCGTCCACATCCAATCCGCGGAGCTGTTCCGGGGACATATAATGCATCGTTCCTACGATCGTTCCTGGATCCGTCGTGGCTTCGGTTGGCGCCGAACTTTGTTCTGTCATTTGTGCCGGAGGTGAGATTTCTGCCAGGCCAAAATCCAGAATCTTAATGCCGCCATCGCTGGTCAGGAAAACGTTTTCCGGTTTCAAATCGCGGTGCACGACTCCGCGTGAATGAGCCGCAGTTAAACCATCGGCGATAGCAGCACCCATCTGCAAGGCTCGCGTCCACGCTAAAGGTTCGGTGGAAAGCCGGTGATGCAGCGTTTCTCCTTCCAGTAGTTCCATCACCGCATAGGAGAAACCTTCCTCGGTTTGAAAATCATGAATCGCAAGAATGTTTGCATGCGATAAGGAGGCAAGGGCTTTTGCCTCCCGTTCAAAACGAGCAAGAGCCTTTGCATTCTCCGCGAGATGCTGGGGCAGGATTTTGACGGCTACATCCCGGTCGAGTCGTAGATCACGGGCACGGTAAACAACCCCCATTCCCCCCGAGCCAAGAAGGCCGAGAATTTCGTAGCGACCGGTCAGACACTTTCCAGCAGGCAACATCAGATTATTTTAACCGCCAAGGCGCCAAGAACGCCAAGTCAAGAATAGAGGTATTTTTATCTTGGCGCCCTGGCGTCTTGGCGGTTAGAATTATATGTTGGAAAATCGGTAGCGCGGATTTTGCACACATTTTATGATGACGGCATGAACACAATCACTGTAAAAGAAATGGAAACAGCATTCCTGAATAAGGATGCAACGTATGACGGTATTTTCTTCACCGGAGTACGCACAACGGGTATTTTTTGCAAGCCTTCCTGCTCAGCACGAAAGCCATTGCCGGAGAATCTTTCTTATTTCTCGAACGCCCGGGAAGCGTTGTTTGCGGGTTACCGTCCCTGTTTGCGCTGTCAACCGTTGGAGGCCGGCGGCGCGCATCCGGACTGGGTTCGCGAGTTGTTGACGAAAGTCGATGGTTCGCCCGAACAGCGCATTAAGGATTCGGATCTCCAAAGCATGGGGATTGAGCCGGAAACGGCCAGGCGCTATTTCTTGAAACGGTTCGGGATGACTTTTCAGGCATATTGCAGGGCGCGACGCTTGGGAAGCGCATTTCAATTGATTCGGGAAGGGGCCACTCTGGATGAGGTCCCCTTTGACAGCGGTTATGAATCGCACAGCGGATTTCGTGAAGCATTTGGAAAACTGTTTGGCAAAGCCCCTGGACAAAGCAGATCAGATGAACTGATTTCCGTTGATTGGGTGGATAGCCCGTTAGGGCCACTCGTTTTAGCCGCTTCCGAAAAAGGCGTCTGTTTACTGGAATTCACCGATCGAAGAATGCTGGAAAAACAATTTGATACGCTTCGCAAAAGATTTCAGTGTGCAGTTGCTCCCGGTAAGAATCCATATACGGAACAGCTCAAAAATGAATTGTCAGAATATTTCAAAGGGGAGCGAAAAAAGTTCGACGTTCCTTTGTATGCGCCCGGAACACCTTTTGAAGAAAAAGTCTGGCAGGCTTTGAAAACAATTCCTTACGGAGAAACCTGGTCCTATTTTAATCTTGCGCGCACGATTGGTGATCCTGCGGCCGTACGGGCAGTAGGAACCGCAAATGGAAAGAACCGCATCGCTATCGTGATCCCCTGCCATCGTGTCGTGAATAAGGATGGCAAACTCGGGGGATACGGTGGGGGATTGTGGCGCAAACAGTATCTGCTGGACCTGGAAAGAAAGAGTGCGGGATCGCACGACTTACTTTTTTGAACCGCGCGACACTTTTTTTATAAGGTGTTGAACAGGCACGTCGTCTTGCAAAGAGTACAGGACATTCAATAGTCGCTCTTTCGATACATCTTTGCGTGTTGCGAGGGTTTCGACAGCTCGCAAACGAACTTCCGGAAAATGTTCTTTGTCTTCCGCAACCCTCAATAACATTTCGTTCACCTCCTGTGTGGTCCGTTCTGCAAGAAGATCGACAATGAATAATTGTTCGTATCCGAGACCACCCTGGAAGGCTTGAAACAATCTGTCCATCGCTTCTTTCGTGCCGAGCTCGAAATACGCGATGTCCATGTCTATCGGAGAAATCCTGCCGGAAGTCAATAAAGGTGACCTCATGATGAATTCGCTCGCTTCCCCTCTGGCCGGTTCCGATCCGATCTTTACAAGAGTTGTCGCTGCATACAATCGAACTTCTGTAAGGTTTTTCTCATTCATGAGAATTTCATGAATCGCGGCTTCCGTGCGCGGATCCTTTAGATTGGCGAGCGCTCTGAAAATTGTCTTGATCACGAGAATATCTTTCTTTTCCGTGAGGTTGTGCTTTTTTAAGAAAACAACAAGAGCCAGTGCCGCATTTTCATCTCCGATTTTTCCAAGAGCCTCAGCGATGATTGAAGGATGCCCGTAAGTATCCAGCCTTTCTATCAGATATGGCACAGCCGGTTTTCCCAGCTTCGTAAGAGCTTTAACAGTTACCAGCGACTCATGAATGTTTGCCCTCGTAAGAATTCGATCGACTTTTTGCGTGATCTCAGCGGCAAACACTGAAAGCGAACAACACGCGACGATCAGCGTTAGGCAAAATTTCCGGATCATGATTTGAGAATTTTTGTTTCGAGGATTTCAACGGCGCGCTGCACACCATTTTCCAGGCGAATTGTTTCACCAAGGATTTCAGCCTGTTTTCGGAGATTTACATCCGATACGGCTTGTGTAATTGCCTGAGCGAGCGATTCTGCGGTGAGCTTTTTTCTTGAAATCCGTTTTGGACCGGCGCCCAGCTTAAACACCTGAGCTCCCCAGAAATGTTGATCACCAAAGAAGGGAACGACGATGTTTGGAACTCCAGCGCGGAACACAGCGGCCGTCGTTCCAGCGCCGCCATGATGCACAACCGCAGCCATCCTGGGAAAGAGCCAATCGTGGGGCAAAGAATCAATCACAAAAACGTTTTCAGGCAGATCTTCTTTCGGTAGATCCGCCCATCCGGAAAGCAAAATTCCCCGTTGTTGTGATAGCTGCAAAGCACGAACGAGCAATTGCGACAGCCCTTTCGGATCCCGCTCACTCATGCTTCCAAATCCGATATAAACCGGCGGTTTCCCATCGGAAAGGAATCGCAAAAGATCTTGCGGCGGATCCCATGAGTTTCCGTGATCTAAAAACCAGTACCCCGTAACGTAGGATTCACTTCTCCAATCTGAGGGGCGTGGAAGGACTGACGGACTAAAACCATTTAGAAGCGGTTCATTTCGTTTTCCCATTTCGGTAAGCGGTCCCCAAAAAGGATAAGGAGGAAGATCGAGCGTTTCTCTTCGCCATCGATTGAACGCTTTTCGAAATGGCTGCCACATGAGCTGCGATGCTGCTTTATGCGTGAGTGCATTGTAAAACTTTCCGAATGATACCGGTGGAAACATGGGGGAAGCAAAGGAAGTTGTTGGTGAAACCGGTTGTAGCGGCGCCATACAACTGGGTATCTTCAGCTTTTCTGCGATGGAATGAGTGCAAAGCCCTAAAGGGGAATAGATGATTGCTTCCGCATTCTTGCAGGCTTCCCATGCATCTCGCGCAAGCAAATCAAAAAGTGACAGAGACAAGCGGATCAAACCGGCAAAGAAACTGAACGGGTTGCTGTCCGCTTCGATCCATTTTCTTCCTTCTTCTGTTTGCAAAATCTCTCTGGGATTCCCTTCCACCGGTGAAAATCGCAACCCTTCTGTCTCCACCATTTCTTGAAAAGTTGAATGAGTGCCAATGGTGACTTGATGTCCCGCCTTCAGCAATCCGGATCCCAGTGCAACATAGGGCTGCACATCGCCTCGCGATCCAACGCAAAAAATTGTGATTCTCATGCCTTACAGAATTACCAAATCACAAATCCGAAATAACAAATAAATTTCAAATCACAAAAACAAATTCTCAAACGTCGCCCGGGAACAGTTTGAGAATTGAAAATTGTCTTTTGAGTATTATTTGGAATTTCGATATTGAGCTTTGGTTCTTTTTGCATCTATCTTTGTTCCAGTTCTGCAGCAACAGTCGATTGGCATCCCCAGGTTGTGCATTGCCTGTTCTCTTTCCAGCAGCTTTCATGCACATCCGCGCCGCATTCAACGCACTTCCTGATTTGCGAACCGGATTCTGCGAACAACTCACGGCAGTAGGGACAGCGTGTGTCAGGAGAAGACGTTGCTACAATCACCAGTTTGCTGTGCGCTTCATACTCACTGAAGAGTCGCGCGAGCGCTTCTACGGCTATTTCCAGGTGTATGCGGTCGAATTTTCGCCGTGCAGGGAAAAAGAACTCGACCTCCGCGCAGCCTTGATGGATTTCCAGCCGGTCAAAGGGATAGGGCAGACGCCGCAGGTCTACAAGCGCAGCTTGACTCGATATAAACTCCCGCGCAGCCTCTGGTTGATTGCTATGAACAATGTAAAGGGAATCCAGCTCTGGAATATCGAGAAGGACAGCTTCTTTTTGCATTTCATGGTCCGGATCCAGAATCATCCGGAGCCAGAATTTTTGAATGACTGGGAAACGAATTTCCAAACGTTCATCCGGCGCAGCATCGGTTTGAACGTCCCATGTCTTTCTCCACCGGTAGAAGTATTCCAGGATCACTTTCCGCTGTGAACTAAGACCGGAAAACTGATAAGAACCGCGCGAATTACGAATCTGCTTCCAGAGATTCGTTGTTTGCAGGAATTTGCCTGTCTGTCCTTCACAGATTGTTTCGAGATATTCTTGTTGCTTAAGAATGCAGTAAGAGAAATACAAGGCGACACCGCCAAGCAGAGTAAGAAGAACGATGCAGAGTGCAGTCAATCGATTTTTGAAAACCGTTTATTCAGTATGGGATACCTTTGCCAGTCCTGATAATCGTAATGCCACCATTCCGGCTCGTACACGACAAAACCTTCCGATTCCATCGCAGCGCGAAGGATATCCCGTAAGCGCCTCGATTCTTCTGAACCTCCTGAATAGTTAATGTGCGATCTTTCCGTCATTTCGTCGTAGCGACCCGGCATTTCGACTTCTTTGCCTGTTTTGAGATCGAACAATGTCAGGTCCACGGCGCAGCCGCGGTTGTGACGCGAGCCTTTTTGTGGGTCCGCAACGAACTCTTTCTTGTCCAAAGGAGTGGCATCCCAGAACTTTTTTGTAACGGACCACGGACGGTAACCGTCAAAAATCAGCAAACCATAACCCTGTGATTTCAGCTTTTGGTGAGCGCGTGTCAGAGCTTCTGCTGCCGGACGCTGAAGAAAGGCACGCGCCTGTTTGTATACGGGTCGTCCCAGGAAGTTGTTGGAGGTGGCATAGCGAATATTGAGTCGCAATGTTGGATCGAGCTCGATCAGCTCCACCAGATCAGGTCGTAGAAAAACGCCCTGTTCCTTTGGCGGACGCGCGCATTGTATGGTGAACAAGATCGCAATGAGTACCAGAGATGCACGTAATCGCATGGCCCTTTCAGTTTAGCACTACAAAAAACGCAGGCATATGGAGCGCAGGCACTTACCTGCATTATGGGCCGCAGGCTTCCAGCCTGTCCGTAGTAAACTTGACCTTCATATGCTCACTTTA
This genomic window contains:
- a CDS encoding protein kinase, with product MLPAGKCLTGRYEILGLLGSGGMGVVYRARDLRLDRDVAVKILPQHLAENAKALARFEREAKALASLSHANILAIHDFQTEEGFSYAVMELLEGETLHHRLSTEPLAWTRALQMGAAIADGLTAAHSRGVVHRDLKPENVFLTSDGGIKILDFGLAEISPPAQMTEQSSAPTEATTDPGTIVGTMHYMSPEQLRGLDVDARADIFALGCILYEMLTGKRPFSRSTQIETAASILKEDPPDFLFQDHNTPVETSQIILHCLEKDPKNRFQTARDLSFALRALMSQSGTVRMGIAKQKKRRSARRAIQSIAVLPLDHTGESSSTEYLSDGITESLINSLSQLPKLRVMARSTVFRYKGQRIDPVKIGQELDVAAVLTGRIVQRGEVLSIQAELVDVSDGSQLWGEQYTQKYSDILALQEEISREISGKLRLRITGEAKDRLSKRYTESTEAYERYVKGRYYWSRRTGEGLKKAIEYFHQAIEKDPSYALAYAGIADSYNLLSAYGALSPKESVPFAKQAAMRALELDSDVAEGHEALAHVKMLYDWDWAGAESEFKKAIELNPNYALAHQRYAIQLATLGRIKEATGEIKRAQQIDPLSLIINTDAALILYLQGLYTEAMDQCYKTLELDPNFSVAHFQLGLIFEQLKRFDEAIEAFGRGVTLSADRSFLTAPAYTYAVWGKEEQARKMLNAVLQLSEHRYVSPYRIAIVHSGLNETEKAFEWLMKAYHERSVWLIHLHLRVDPRLKNLHSDPRFQEILRLMNF
- a CDS encoding trifunctional transcriptional activator/DNA repair protein Ada/methylated-DNA--[protein]-cysteine S-methyltransferase, whose translation is MNTITVKEMETAFLNKDATYDGIFFTGVRTTGIFCKPSCSARKPLPENLSYFSNAREALFAGYRPCLRCQPLEAGGAHPDWVRELLTKVDGSPEQRIKDSDLQSMGIEPETARRYFLKRFGMTFQAYCRARRLGSAFQLIREGATLDEVPFDSGYESHSGFREAFGKLFGKAPGQSRSDELISVDWVDSPLGPLVLAASEKGVCLLEFTDRRMLEKQFDTLRKRFQCAVAPGKNPYTEQLKNELSEYFKGERKKFDVPLYAPGTPFEEKVWQALKTIPYGETWSYFNLARTIGDPAAVRAVGTANGKNRIAIVIPCHRVVNKDGKLGGYGGGLWRKQYLLDLERKSAGSHDLLF
- a CDS encoding glycosyltransferase, with the translated sequence MRITIFCVGSRGDVQPYVALGSGLLKAGHQVTIGTHSTFQEMVETEGLRFSPVEGNPREILQTEEGRKWIEADSNPFSFFAGLIRLSLSLFDLLARDAWEACKNAEAIIYSPLGLCTHSIAEKLKIPSCMAPLQPVSPTTSFASPMFPPVSFGKFYNALTHKAASQLMWQPFRKAFNRWRRETLDLPPYPFWGPLTEMGKRNEPLLNGFSPSVLPRPSDWRSESYVTGYWFLDHGNSWDPPQDLLRFLSDGKPPVYIGFGSMSERDPKGLSQLLVRALQLSQQRGILLSGWADLPKEDLPENVFVIDSLPHDWLFPRMAAVVHHGGAGTTAAVFRAGVPNIVVPFFGDQHFWGAQVFKLGAGPKRISRKKLTAESLAQAITQAVSDVNLRKQAEILGETIRLENGVQRAVEILETKILKS
- a CDS encoding M15 family metallopeptidase; translation: MRLRASLVLIAILFTIQCARPPKEQGVFLRPDLVELIELDPTLRLNIRYATSNNFLGRPVYKQARAFLQRPAAEALTRAHQKLKSQGYGLLIFDGYRPWSVTKKFWDATPLDKKEFVADPQKGSRHNRGCAVDLTLFDLKTGKEVEMPGRYDEMTERSHINYSGGSEESRRLRDILRAAMESEGFVVYEPEWWHYDYQDWQRYPILNKRFSKID